The following proteins are encoded in a genomic region of Takifugu flavidus isolate HTHZ2018 chromosome 3, ASM371156v2, whole genome shotgun sequence:
- the LOC130522474 gene encoding poly(rC)-binding protein 3-like isoform X2, whose translation MEPIKVQSEGGLNVTLTIRLLMHGKEVGSIIGKKGETVKKMREDSGARINISEGNCPERIVTITGPTDAIFKAFAMIAYKFEEDIINSMSNSPATSKPPVTLRLVVPASQCGSLIGKGGSKIKEMRESTGAQVQVAGDMLPNSTERAVTISGTPEAIIQCVKQICVVMLESPPKGATIPYRPKPASTPVIFSGGQVRADPLGATTANLSLLLQHQPLPAYTIQGQYAIPHPDLSKLHQLAMQQTPFTPLGQTTPAFPAAGLDASNQASTHELTIPNDLIGCIIGRQGTKINEIRQMSGAQIKIANAMEGSSERQITITGTPANISLAQYLINARFRDVAAMWNDPSSMTTS comes from the exons ATGGAGCCCATCAAGGTCCAGTCAGAAGGTGGACTCAACGTGACGCTCACCATCAGACTCCTGATGCACGGGAAG gaagTCGGCAGCATCATCGGAAAG AAAGGAGAAACTGTGAAGAAAATGCGGGAAGAT AGTGGCGCCCGCATCAATATCTCAGAGGGGAACTGTCCCGAACGCATCGTCACCATCACTGGGCCGACCGACGCCATCTTCAAAGCCTTCGCCATGATCGCCTACAAGTTCGAGGAG GATATAATCAATTCCATGAGCAACAGTCCAGCCACCAGTAAGCCTCCAGTGACCCTGAGGTTGGTGGTCCCGGCCAGCCAGTGTGGATCCCTCATCGGAAAAGGAGGTTCCAAAATCAAGGAAATGAGAGAG TCCACAGGTGCTCAGGTCCAGGTGGCAGGAGACATGCTGCCAAACTCCACAGAGAGGGCCGTGACCATCTCTGGGACCCCCGAGGCCATCATCCAGTGTGTCAAACAGATCTGTGTGGTGATGCTGGAG TCCCCACCGAAAGGTGCCACCATCCCGTACCGCCCCAAGCCTGCCTCCACCCCTGTCATTTTTTCAGGTGGCCAGGTAAGAGCAGACCCCCTGGGGGCGACCACAGCCAACCTCAGCCTCTTACTGCAGCACCAGCCACTGCCT GCTTACACCATTCAGGGACAGTACGCCATCCCTCATCCAGAT TTGAGCAAGCTCCACCAGTTGGCTATGCAGCAAACCCCCTTTACCCCCCTCGGACAGACCACCCCTGCCTTCCCTG CAGCAGGTCTGGATGCCAGTAACCAGGCCAGTACTCATGAACTCACCATTCCCAATGAT CTAATAGGCTGCATAATCGGACGCCAGGGAACCAAAATCAACGAGATCCGTCAGATGTCTGGGGCGCAGATCAAAATTGCTAATGCCATGGAAGGGTCATCGGAGCGTCAGATCACCATCACCGGGACCCCTGCAAACATCAGCCTGGCTCAGTACCTCATCAATGCAAG GTTCCGAGACGTGGCGGCCATGTGGAACGATCCATCTTCCATGACCACATCCTAA
- the LOC130522474 gene encoding poly(rC)-binding protein 3-like isoform X4, with protein MEPIKVQSEGGLNVTLTIRLLMHGKEVGSIIGKKGETVKKMREDSGARINISEGNCPERIVTITGPTDAIFKAFAMIAYKFEEDIINSMSNSPATSKPPVTLRLVVPASQCGSLIGKGGSKIKEMRESTGAQVQVAGDMLPNSTERAVTISGTPEAIIQCVKQICVVMLESPPKGATIPYRPKPASTPVIFSGGQVRADPLGATTANLSLLLQHQPLPAYTIQGQYAIPHPDLSKLHQLAMQQTPFTPLGQTTPAFPAGLDASNQASTHELTIPNDLIGCIIGRQGTKINEIRQMSGAQIKIANAMEGSSERQITITGTPANISLAQYLINARFRDVAAMWNDPSSMTTS; from the exons ATGGAGCCCATCAAGGTCCAGTCAGAAGGTGGACTCAACGTGACGCTCACCATCAGACTCCTGATGCACGGGAAG gaagTCGGCAGCATCATCGGAAAG AAAGGAGAAACTGTGAAGAAAATGCGGGAAGAT AGTGGCGCCCGCATCAATATCTCAGAGGGGAACTGTCCCGAACGCATCGTCACCATCACTGGGCCGACCGACGCCATCTTCAAAGCCTTCGCCATGATCGCCTACAAGTTCGAGGAG GATATAATCAATTCCATGAGCAACAGTCCAGCCACCAGTAAGCCTCCAGTGACCCTGAGGTTGGTGGTCCCGGCCAGCCAGTGTGGATCCCTCATCGGAAAAGGAGGTTCCAAAATCAAGGAAATGAGAGAG TCCACAGGTGCTCAGGTCCAGGTGGCAGGAGACATGCTGCCAAACTCCACAGAGAGGGCCGTGACCATCTCTGGGACCCCCGAGGCCATCATCCAGTGTGTCAAACAGATCTGTGTGGTGATGCTGGAG TCCCCACCGAAAGGTGCCACCATCCCGTACCGCCCCAAGCCTGCCTCCACCCCTGTCATTTTTTCAGGTGGCCAGGTAAGAGCAGACCCCCTGGGGGCGACCACAGCCAACCTCAGCCTCTTACTGCAGCACCAGCCACTGCCT GCTTACACCATTCAGGGACAGTACGCCATCCCTCATCCAGAT TTGAGCAAGCTCCACCAGTTGGCTATGCAGCAAACCCCCTTTACCCCCCTCGGACAGACCACCCCTGCCTTCCCTG CAGGTCTGGATGCCAGTAACCAGGCCAGTACTCATGAACTCACCATTCCCAATGAT CTAATAGGCTGCATAATCGGACGCCAGGGAACCAAAATCAACGAGATCCGTCAGATGTCTGGGGCGCAGATCAAAATTGCTAATGCCATGGAAGGGTCATCGGAGCGTCAGATCACCATCACCGGGACCCCTGCAAACATCAGCCTGGCTCAGTACCTCATCAATGCAAG GTTCCGAGACGTGGCGGCCATGTGGAACGATCCATCTTCCATGACCACATCCTAA
- the LOC130522474 gene encoding poly(rC)-binding protein 3-like isoform X1: MEPIKVQSEGGLNVTLTIRLLMHGKEVGSIIGKKGETVKKMREDSGARINISEGNCPERIVTITGPTDAIFKAFAMIAYKFEEDIINSMSNSPATSKPPVTLRLVVPASQCGSLIGKGGSKIKEMRESTGAQVQVAGDMLPNSTERAVTISGTPEAIIQCVKQICVVMLESPPKGATIPYRPKPASTPVIFSGGQVRADPLGATTANLSLLLQHQPLPAYTIQGQYAIPHPDQLSKLHQLAMQQTPFTPLGQTTPAFPAAGLDASNQASTHELTIPNDLIGCIIGRQGTKINEIRQMSGAQIKIANAMEGSSERQITITGTPANISLAQYLINARFRDVAAMWNDPSSMTTS, from the exons ATGGAGCCCATCAAGGTCCAGTCAGAAGGTGGACTCAACGTGACGCTCACCATCAGACTCCTGATGCACGGGAAG gaagTCGGCAGCATCATCGGAAAG AAAGGAGAAACTGTGAAGAAAATGCGGGAAGAT AGTGGCGCCCGCATCAATATCTCAGAGGGGAACTGTCCCGAACGCATCGTCACCATCACTGGGCCGACCGACGCCATCTTCAAAGCCTTCGCCATGATCGCCTACAAGTTCGAGGAG GATATAATCAATTCCATGAGCAACAGTCCAGCCACCAGTAAGCCTCCAGTGACCCTGAGGTTGGTGGTCCCGGCCAGCCAGTGTGGATCCCTCATCGGAAAAGGAGGTTCCAAAATCAAGGAAATGAGAGAG TCCACAGGTGCTCAGGTCCAGGTGGCAGGAGACATGCTGCCAAACTCCACAGAGAGGGCCGTGACCATCTCTGGGACCCCCGAGGCCATCATCCAGTGTGTCAAACAGATCTGTGTGGTGATGCTGGAG TCCCCACCGAAAGGTGCCACCATCCCGTACCGCCCCAAGCCTGCCTCCACCCCTGTCATTTTTTCAGGTGGCCAGGTAAGAGCAGACCCCCTGGGGGCGACCACAGCCAACCTCAGCCTCTTACTGCAGCACCAGCCACTGCCT GCTTACACCATTCAGGGACAGTACGCCATCCCTCATCCAGAT CAGTTGAGCAAGCTCCACCAGTTGGCTATGCAGCAAACCCCCTTTACCCCCCTCGGACAGACCACCCCTGCCTTCCCTG CAGCAGGTCTGGATGCCAGTAACCAGGCCAGTACTCATGAACTCACCATTCCCAATGAT CTAATAGGCTGCATAATCGGACGCCAGGGAACCAAAATCAACGAGATCCGTCAGATGTCTGGGGCGCAGATCAAAATTGCTAATGCCATGGAAGGGTCATCGGAGCGTCAGATCACCATCACCGGGACCCCTGCAAACATCAGCCTGGCTCAGTACCTCATCAATGCAAG GTTCCGAGACGTGGCGGCCATGTGGAACGATCCATCTTCCATGACCACATCCTAA
- the LOC130522474 gene encoding poly(rC)-binding protein 3-like isoform X3, giving the protein MEPIKVQSEGGLNVTLTIRLLMHGKEVGSIIGKKGETVKKMREDSGARINISEGNCPERIVTITGPTDAIFKAFAMIAYKFEEDIINSMSNSPATSKPPVTLRLVVPASQCGSLIGKGGSKIKEMRESTGAQVQVAGDMLPNSTERAVTISGTPEAIIQCVKQICVVMLESPPKGATIPYRPKPASTPVIFSGGQVRADPLGATTANLSLLLQHQPLPAYTIQGQYAIPHPDQLSKLHQLAMQQTPFTPLGQTTPAFPAGLDASNQASTHELTIPNDLIGCIIGRQGTKINEIRQMSGAQIKIANAMEGSSERQITITGTPANISLAQYLINARFRDVAAMWNDPSSMTTS; this is encoded by the exons ATGGAGCCCATCAAGGTCCAGTCAGAAGGTGGACTCAACGTGACGCTCACCATCAGACTCCTGATGCACGGGAAG gaagTCGGCAGCATCATCGGAAAG AAAGGAGAAACTGTGAAGAAAATGCGGGAAGAT AGTGGCGCCCGCATCAATATCTCAGAGGGGAACTGTCCCGAACGCATCGTCACCATCACTGGGCCGACCGACGCCATCTTCAAAGCCTTCGCCATGATCGCCTACAAGTTCGAGGAG GATATAATCAATTCCATGAGCAACAGTCCAGCCACCAGTAAGCCTCCAGTGACCCTGAGGTTGGTGGTCCCGGCCAGCCAGTGTGGATCCCTCATCGGAAAAGGAGGTTCCAAAATCAAGGAAATGAGAGAG TCCACAGGTGCTCAGGTCCAGGTGGCAGGAGACATGCTGCCAAACTCCACAGAGAGGGCCGTGACCATCTCTGGGACCCCCGAGGCCATCATCCAGTGTGTCAAACAGATCTGTGTGGTGATGCTGGAG TCCCCACCGAAAGGTGCCACCATCCCGTACCGCCCCAAGCCTGCCTCCACCCCTGTCATTTTTTCAGGTGGCCAGGTAAGAGCAGACCCCCTGGGGGCGACCACAGCCAACCTCAGCCTCTTACTGCAGCACCAGCCACTGCCT GCTTACACCATTCAGGGACAGTACGCCATCCCTCATCCAGAT CAGTTGAGCAAGCTCCACCAGTTGGCTATGCAGCAAACCCCCTTTACCCCCCTCGGACAGACCACCCCTGCCTTCCCTG CAGGTCTGGATGCCAGTAACCAGGCCAGTACTCATGAACTCACCATTCCCAATGAT CTAATAGGCTGCATAATCGGACGCCAGGGAACCAAAATCAACGAGATCCGTCAGATGTCTGGGGCGCAGATCAAAATTGCTAATGCCATGGAAGGGTCATCGGAGCGTCAGATCACCATCACCGGGACCCCTGCAAACATCAGCCTGGCTCAGTACCTCATCAATGCAAG GTTCCGAGACGTGGCGGCCATGTGGAACGATCCATCTTCCATGACCACATCCTAA
- the LOC130522474 gene encoding poly(rC)-binding protein 3-like isoform X6: MEPIKVQSEGGLNVTLTIRLLMHGKEVGSIIGKKGETVKKMREDSGARINISEGNCPERIVTITGPTDAIFKAFAMIAYKFEEDIINSMSNSPATSKPPVTLRLVVPASQCGSLIGKGGSKIKEMRESTGAQVQVAGDMLPNSTERAVTISGTPEAIIQCVKQICVVMLEAYTIQGQYAIPHPDLSKLHQLAMQQTPFTPLGQTTPAFPAAGLDASNQASTHELTIPNDLIGCIIGRQGTKINEIRQMSGAQIKIANAMEGSSERQITITGTPANISLAQYLINARFRDVAAMWNDPSSMTTS; the protein is encoded by the exons ATGGAGCCCATCAAGGTCCAGTCAGAAGGTGGACTCAACGTGACGCTCACCATCAGACTCCTGATGCACGGGAAG gaagTCGGCAGCATCATCGGAAAG AAAGGAGAAACTGTGAAGAAAATGCGGGAAGAT AGTGGCGCCCGCATCAATATCTCAGAGGGGAACTGTCCCGAACGCATCGTCACCATCACTGGGCCGACCGACGCCATCTTCAAAGCCTTCGCCATGATCGCCTACAAGTTCGAGGAG GATATAATCAATTCCATGAGCAACAGTCCAGCCACCAGTAAGCCTCCAGTGACCCTGAGGTTGGTGGTCCCGGCCAGCCAGTGTGGATCCCTCATCGGAAAAGGAGGTTCCAAAATCAAGGAAATGAGAGAG TCCACAGGTGCTCAGGTCCAGGTGGCAGGAGACATGCTGCCAAACTCCACAGAGAGGGCCGTGACCATCTCTGGGACCCCCGAGGCCATCATCCAGTGTGTCAAACAGATCTGTGTGGTGATGCTGGAG GCTTACACCATTCAGGGACAGTACGCCATCCCTCATCCAGAT TTGAGCAAGCTCCACCAGTTGGCTATGCAGCAAACCCCCTTTACCCCCCTCGGACAGACCACCCCTGCCTTCCCTG CAGCAGGTCTGGATGCCAGTAACCAGGCCAGTACTCATGAACTCACCATTCCCAATGAT CTAATAGGCTGCATAATCGGACGCCAGGGAACCAAAATCAACGAGATCCGTCAGATGTCTGGGGCGCAGATCAAAATTGCTAATGCCATGGAAGGGTCATCGGAGCGTCAGATCACCATCACCGGGACCCCTGCAAACATCAGCCTGGCTCAGTACCTCATCAATGCAAG GTTCCGAGACGTGGCGGCCATGTGGAACGATCCATCTTCCATGACCACATCCTAA
- the LOC130522474 gene encoding poly(rC)-binding protein 3-like isoform X5, protein MEPIKVQSEGGLNVTLTIRLLMHGKEVGSIIGKKGETVKKMREDSGARINISEGNCPERIVTITGPTDAIFKAFAMIAYKFEEDIINSMSNSPATSKPPVTLRLVVPASQCGSLIGKGGSKIKEMRESTGAQVQVAGDMLPNSTERAVTISGTPEAIIQCVKQICVVMLEAYTIQGQYAIPHPDQLSKLHQLAMQQTPFTPLGQTTPAFPAAGLDASNQASTHELTIPNDLIGCIIGRQGTKINEIRQMSGAQIKIANAMEGSSERQITITGTPANISLAQYLINARFRDVAAMWNDPSSMTTS, encoded by the exons ATGGAGCCCATCAAGGTCCAGTCAGAAGGTGGACTCAACGTGACGCTCACCATCAGACTCCTGATGCACGGGAAG gaagTCGGCAGCATCATCGGAAAG AAAGGAGAAACTGTGAAGAAAATGCGGGAAGAT AGTGGCGCCCGCATCAATATCTCAGAGGGGAACTGTCCCGAACGCATCGTCACCATCACTGGGCCGACCGACGCCATCTTCAAAGCCTTCGCCATGATCGCCTACAAGTTCGAGGAG GATATAATCAATTCCATGAGCAACAGTCCAGCCACCAGTAAGCCTCCAGTGACCCTGAGGTTGGTGGTCCCGGCCAGCCAGTGTGGATCCCTCATCGGAAAAGGAGGTTCCAAAATCAAGGAAATGAGAGAG TCCACAGGTGCTCAGGTCCAGGTGGCAGGAGACATGCTGCCAAACTCCACAGAGAGGGCCGTGACCATCTCTGGGACCCCCGAGGCCATCATCCAGTGTGTCAAACAGATCTGTGTGGTGATGCTGGAG GCTTACACCATTCAGGGACAGTACGCCATCCCTCATCCAGAT CAGTTGAGCAAGCTCCACCAGTTGGCTATGCAGCAAACCCCCTTTACCCCCCTCGGACAGACCACCCCTGCCTTCCCTG CAGCAGGTCTGGATGCCAGTAACCAGGCCAGTACTCATGAACTCACCATTCCCAATGAT CTAATAGGCTGCATAATCGGACGCCAGGGAACCAAAATCAACGAGATCCGTCAGATGTCTGGGGCGCAGATCAAAATTGCTAATGCCATGGAAGGGTCATCGGAGCGTCAGATCACCATCACCGGGACCCCTGCAAACATCAGCCTGGCTCAGTACCTCATCAATGCAAG GTTCCGAGACGTGGCGGCCATGTGGAACGATCCATCTTCCATGACCACATCCTAA
- the LOC130522474 gene encoding poly(rC)-binding protein 3-like isoform X7, whose translation MEPIKVQSEGGLNVTLTIRLLMHGKEVGSIIGKKGETVKKMREDSGARINISEGNCPERIVTITGPTDAIFKAFAMIAYKFEEDIINSMSNSPATSKPPVTLRLVVPASQCGSLIGKGGSKIKEMRESTGAQVQVAGDMLPNSTERAVTISGTPEAIIQCVKQICVVMLEAYTIQGQYAIPHPDQLSKLHQLAMQQTPFTPLGQTTPAFPAGLDASNQASTHELTIPNDLIGCIIGRQGTKINEIRQMSGAQIKIANAMEGSSERQITITGTPANISLAQYLINARFRDVAAMWNDPSSMTTS comes from the exons ATGGAGCCCATCAAGGTCCAGTCAGAAGGTGGACTCAACGTGACGCTCACCATCAGACTCCTGATGCACGGGAAG gaagTCGGCAGCATCATCGGAAAG AAAGGAGAAACTGTGAAGAAAATGCGGGAAGAT AGTGGCGCCCGCATCAATATCTCAGAGGGGAACTGTCCCGAACGCATCGTCACCATCACTGGGCCGACCGACGCCATCTTCAAAGCCTTCGCCATGATCGCCTACAAGTTCGAGGAG GATATAATCAATTCCATGAGCAACAGTCCAGCCACCAGTAAGCCTCCAGTGACCCTGAGGTTGGTGGTCCCGGCCAGCCAGTGTGGATCCCTCATCGGAAAAGGAGGTTCCAAAATCAAGGAAATGAGAGAG TCCACAGGTGCTCAGGTCCAGGTGGCAGGAGACATGCTGCCAAACTCCACAGAGAGGGCCGTGACCATCTCTGGGACCCCCGAGGCCATCATCCAGTGTGTCAAACAGATCTGTGTGGTGATGCTGGAG GCTTACACCATTCAGGGACAGTACGCCATCCCTCATCCAGAT CAGTTGAGCAAGCTCCACCAGTTGGCTATGCAGCAAACCCCCTTTACCCCCCTCGGACAGACCACCCCTGCCTTCCCTG CAGGTCTGGATGCCAGTAACCAGGCCAGTACTCATGAACTCACCATTCCCAATGAT CTAATAGGCTGCATAATCGGACGCCAGGGAACCAAAATCAACGAGATCCGTCAGATGTCTGGGGCGCAGATCAAAATTGCTAATGCCATGGAAGGGTCATCGGAGCGTCAGATCACCATCACCGGGACCCCTGCAAACATCAGCCTGGCTCAGTACCTCATCAATGCAAG GTTCCGAGACGTGGCGGCCATGTGGAACGATCCATCTTCCATGACCACATCCTAA